In Bacillus sp. KH172YL63, one genomic interval encodes:
- a CDS encoding arginine deiminase family protein, whose protein sequence is MVKINPNCWSEHGELKTVLVCSPSSNDIPDQRTADYVGWEKPVKQEKAKENHEEMKKAMKDAGVEVIDYADFLQGEEAELSTQLINRVFVRDLACVYGNKVIPGEAGITMRAPEYIQSHELFQSWFKEDTFSIRNNNSLKALENGDVFILSRDVVFINTGLRTSIESVEKLKKSIFEAGFSEIGIIDLPRTGETMHLDMNCNVAGPELLIAKSYMRLFPVQVITESGGRYTMMEEFIRRHGFDLLWTDKIKHTVADINFLNIDPETLLISTKANKNILNDHPKLKGKKLIEVNVNELEKGGGGIRCMTLPFVRQS, encoded by the coding sequence ATGGTGAAAATCAATCCGAACTGCTGGAGTGAACACGGGGAATTAAAGACGGTACTCGTCTGCTCCCCCTCTTCAAATGATATCCCCGATCAGCGGACCGCAGATTATGTAGGCTGGGAAAAGCCTGTGAAACAGGAAAAAGCGAAGGAAAATCATGAAGAAATGAAAAAGGCGATGAAAGATGCAGGCGTGGAAGTGATCGATTATGCCGATTTCCTTCAAGGGGAAGAGGCAGAGTTGAGCACACAGCTGATCAACCGGGTATTTGTCAGGGATCTGGCCTGCGTCTATGGCAATAAGGTGATACCGGGAGAGGCCGGGATCACGATGAGGGCGCCGGAATATATTCAAAGCCATGAACTGTTTCAAAGCTGGTTTAAAGAAGATACGTTTTCCATCAGGAACAACAATTCATTGAAAGCGTTGGAGAATGGGGATGTATTCATTCTGAGCAGAGATGTGGTCTTCATCAATACAGGCCTCAGGACCAGTATAGAAAGCGTGGAGAAATTAAAAAAGAGCATATTCGAGGCTGGATTTTCCGAGATCGGCATCATCGATCTGCCCCGGACAGGCGAAACGATGCACCTGGACATGAACTGCAATGTAGCCGGGCCGGAGCTTCTGATCGCAAAGAGCTATATGAGACTGTTCCCTGTACAGGTCATCACTGAAAGTGGGGGAAGATACACGATGATGGAAGAATTCATCCGCCGACACGGCTTCGACCTGCTATGGACGGATAAAATCAAGCATACGGTCGCTGACATCAACTTCCTGAACATTGATCCGGAAACCCTTCTGATCAGTACGAAAGCGAATAAAAATATCTTGAATGACCATCCGAAGTTGAAAGGGAAGAAGTTGATCGAAGTCAATGTGAATGAACTTGAGAAGGGCGGGGGAGGAATCAGGTGCATGACGCTCCCCTTTGTGCGGCAGTCCTAA
- a CDS encoding methanogen output domain 1-containing protein, which translates to METRTSLTGTVFLSKLITQYAYIHQKTVGKTADEYIRQLGLRTGEWVEGLYGDKEEDWSVDRYVEVIVDLKNSIGGHFYLSEVHPDHIVVKSTACPFGEAVQDAPHLCNMTSSVFGGIAARKFGYSKVVLRKRIALGDPGCEVAVYFRETEAEDGDVYEDLRYTPDHGNPFQWEEETLRLLNEQLRKSDELIMKLVGELEELRAQVKRD; encoded by the coding sequence GTGGAAACGAGGACATCATTAACAGGGACGGTTTTCTTAAGCAAATTGATCACTCAATACGCCTATATCCATCAAAAAACAGTAGGTAAAACCGCAGATGAATATATCCGTCAGCTCGGTCTCCGGACAGGAGAATGGGTTGAGGGTCTATACGGAGATAAAGAAGAGGATTGGTCGGTTGACCGGTATGTTGAGGTCATCGTCGATTTGAAAAATTCAATCGGAGGTCATTTCTATCTTTCAGAGGTGCACCCTGATCATATTGTCGTCAAGTCAACAGCCTGTCCATTTGGGGAGGCGGTACAAGATGCCCCCCACCTTTGCAATATGACATCCAGTGTGTTCGGCGGCATCGCGGCACGGAAATTCGGCTACTCTAAGGTGGTTTTGAGAAAGAGGATCGCACTCGGGGATCCGGGCTGTGAAGTGGCCGTCTATTTCCGAGAAACAGAAGCAGAGGACGGGGATGTTTACGAAGACTTACGCTATACACCTGATCACGGAAATCCTTTTCAATGGGAAGAAGAGACGCTCCGGCTGCTGAATGAGCAGCTGAGAAAAAGCGACGAACTGATCATGAAGCTTGTTGGCGAGCTTGAAGAACTCCGGGCACAGGTGAAAAGAGATTAA
- a CDS encoding aspartate kinase codes for MSIIVQKYGGTSVGSADRIKRVAGLVLKERQKGHDVVVVVSAMAKTTDTLVKLAGELSNDPGKREMDMLLATGEQVTISLLAMALQQKGQQAVSLTGRQAGIVTDDVHGNAKITSIDTSRVRGELAEGRIVIVAGFQGVTAAGELTTLGRGGSDTTAAALASALKAERCDIYTDVDGVYTADPRVVPHAAKIERLSYNEMLTFATMGATVLHPRAIKHAREYDVPVVVRSSLKESRGTVISGRAQRQEAIVGVAHQESVSVLTIHGCDGGESLILYDLDSHHIETDLIKRGGTIVLIVKDEDIREVQTIIKQYSRSYTHVEVCHDLSKVCVIGRIQSPPEIQEKVTNVFHDYHIDKVSVWESPVGLSALVDRQAVEKAARILHMHFGLDYIEPKRAVL; via the coding sequence TTGAGTATCATTGTTCAGAAATACGGCGGGACTTCTGTAGGTTCGGCTGATCGCATAAAACGGGTCGCAGGTCTTGTGTTGAAAGAAAGACAAAAGGGTCATGATGTGGTCGTCGTCGTTTCCGCCATGGCAAAAACGACCGATACCCTCGTAAAGCTCGCCGGGGAACTCTCTAACGATCCGGGGAAAAGGGAGATGGATATGCTCCTTGCAACAGGTGAACAAGTGACGATATCCTTGCTCGCAATGGCCCTGCAGCAAAAAGGGCAGCAAGCCGTATCCCTGACTGGCCGTCAGGCGGGCATTGTAACGGATGATGTGCACGGCAACGCCAAGATTACTTCCATCGATACAAGCAGGGTCCGGGGAGAGTTAGCAGAGGGAAGGATCGTCATTGTGGCAGGTTTCCAGGGTGTAACGGCAGCGGGAGAACTGACGACATTGGGAAGGGGAGGATCGGATACGACGGCGGCTGCTCTCGCTTCAGCCCTGAAAGCGGAAAGATGTGATATATATACGGATGTAGATGGGGTTTATACGGCTGATCCGAGGGTGGTGCCCCATGCAGCAAAGATTGAACGCTTATCCTATAATGAAATGCTCACGTTCGCTACGATGGGGGCAACCGTCCTTCATCCGAGGGCAATCAAGCATGCACGGGAATACGATGTGCCGGTCGTTGTTCGTTCCAGTCTGAAAGAAAGCAGGGGAACCGTCATCAGTGGCCGTGCACAGAGACAGGAAGCGATCGTAGGGGTCGCACATCAGGAGAGTGTATCGGTGCTCACCATCCATGGCTGTGATGGAGGCGAGTCATTGATCCTTTATGATCTTGATTCCCACCATATAGAGACGGATCTGATCAAACGCGGTGGAACGATTGTTTTAATTGTGAAGGATGAGGATATCCGTGAAGTCCAAACCATCATAAAGCAATACAGCCGGAGCTACACCCATGTGGAAGTATGCCATGACTTGTCAAAGGTCTGCGTGATCGGACGCATCCAATCTCCGCCTGAAATACAGGAGAAAGTGACCAATGTGTTTCATGATTATCATATCGACAAGGTATCGGTCTGGGAGTCTCCAGTCGGCTTGAGTGCCCTGGTCGACCGGCAGGCTGTTGAAAAGGCGGCGAGGATCCTTCATATGCACTTCGGGTTGGATTATATCGAACCTAAAAGAGCAGTCTTATAA
- a CDS encoding amino acid permease, translating into MSKCTNETNLTWWKLSFIGVGCIIGTGYFLGSAIPIQRAGSPVMIAYLVAGIGTWMVFQALAKMTADHPEKGSFRTYSKNAYGRWAGFCTGWVYWSAEMLIMGSQLTALGLFARFWYPGIPLWVFTAGFACLGLLIILMGVQKVEQMENLFGMMKLSAIVMFVIIAIAGLFGLLGEGSAGGITSPVTEWFPKGGKGLWLALLFAFYGFGGIEVMGLMARELKDPHDAPKSGNIMLLVLTVLYLLSFYFVLKLVPVSKVTADESPFLTALKQYDLPWVPHIFNSILIIAGFSTMVASLYAVTTMLVALAEEGDAPFVFAKKGRMSVPLPAFGLTTLVVFVSIVVAMLLPERLFEYITTAAGLMLLYTWLFILASFHKLLCHSVWDTTKAVLPALLILVAISGTLLEPVSRIAFIVSIGMLLLIGVAAFIKGKRAKA; encoded by the coding sequence ATGAGCAAATGTACAAACGAAACAAATCTTACATGGTGGAAGCTTTCCTTCATCGGTGTGGGCTGCATCATCGGGACAGGCTATTTCCTCGGTTCCGCCATCCCGATCCAGCGGGCAGGATCCCCGGTCATGATTGCCTATTTAGTGGCCGGTATCGGTACATGGATGGTATTCCAGGCACTGGCCAAAATGACAGCAGATCATCCTGAAAAAGGCTCGTTCCGCACTTATTCAAAGAATGCCTATGGAAGATGGGCCGGATTTTGTACCGGGTGGGTGTATTGGTCTGCAGAAATGCTGATCATGGGAAGCCAGTTGACCGCCCTCGGGCTCTTTGCACGATTCTGGTATCCAGGGATTCCCCTCTGGGTTTTCACTGCCGGCTTTGCCTGCCTTGGATTGTTGATCATCCTGATGGGCGTTCAGAAAGTGGAACAGATGGAGAATCTGTTTGGGATGATGAAGCTGTCTGCGATTGTGATGTTCGTCATCATCGCCATTGCCGGCCTCTTCGGCTTGCTTGGGGAAGGGTCTGCCGGCGGAATCACGTCCCCTGTGACCGAATGGTTTCCAAAGGGGGGCAAAGGATTATGGCTTGCGCTTTTGTTTGCGTTTTACGGCTTCGGTGGGATTGAGGTGATGGGACTGATGGCAAGGGAACTGAAAGATCCACATGATGCACCGAAATCAGGCAATATCATGCTTTTGGTTCTCACGGTTCTTTATCTTCTTTCGTTTTATTTTGTTCTGAAGCTTGTGCCTGTGAGCAAGGTCACGGCCGATGAAAGTCCATTCCTTACCGCACTGAAACAGTATGATCTTCCCTGGGTGCCCCATATATTCAACTCGATTTTGATCATTGCCGGGTTTTCTACCATGGTAGCTTCCCTCTATGCGGTCACAACGATGCTCGTGGCCCTTGCAGAGGAAGGGGATGCGCCTTTTGTGTTTGCGAAAAAAGGCAGGATGAGCGTCCCGCTTCCTGCCTTCGGTTTAACCACCCTGGTTGTTTTTGTATCCATCGTGGTCGCGATGCTGCTGCCGGAGAGGCTTTTTGAATATATCACGACTGCGGCGGGACTTATGCTCTTGTACACATGGCTTTTTATCCTCGCTTCTTTCCATAAGCTTCTATGTCATTCAGTCTGGGATACTACAAAGGCAGTACTCCCGGCCCTTCTCATATTGGTCGCCATCAGCGGCACCCTCCTCGAACCGGTAAGCCGGATCGCCTTCATCGTCAGCATTGGGATGCTCCTGTTGATTGGTGTTGCAGCCTTCATAAAAGGAAAAAGAGCTAAAGCATGA
- a CDS encoding DUF2254 domain-containing protein, whose translation MLKRLLPLSMKKYILMSKRQRKREIRLNIWYMPFFYICLSLLFVALTLFFDLHLEISRFTWSFLHMDAPVTRTLVSTLIGAVLTLSAFTLNSLLVVLTMFSGQFSPRMLLDFISDKQTQHALGIFNGSFVYVLLVFLFIGNSDKEIFVAAPVMTIGLAFLCAVTFIFFINHASTWMQVHNITFNMKQVSEVMIHQTLKNDLEAHRTTERGDIMEEEKKHALHVTSKWSGYIQLVDFQGMILRAQEENLVIQLHYKVGDFVLAGNELLSIWGPDTEAVSTDAYLAFIEIGHKETEIQDLQMGIHKLAEVAIKALGNDDPKTASNTIDQMADLMRTVEDQLSFTPYLIDEEDRVRVILQSEAFDYYLYRGFGYIRHYAKDNHLIITEIVRALALIAETIPKSKHRDLWEFACNTIDHIEREVIYELDKTFLLQELHKLARLTRHLEAYQEVEKKFY comes from the coding sequence ATGCTTAAAAGACTGCTCCCATTATCTATGAAAAAATATATACTGATGTCAAAACGTCAGCGGAAGAGAGAAATCCGGCTGAATATCTGGTATATGCCCTTCTTTTATATTTGTCTTTCTCTATTATTTGTAGCACTGACGTTATTTTTCGACCTCCACCTGGAGATTTCCAGATTTACATGGAGCTTTCTTCATATGGATGCCCCCGTCACGCGGACACTGGTTAGTACGCTCATCGGGGCTGTCCTTACGCTCAGCGCCTTCACCCTGAATTCACTGCTCGTCGTACTGACCATGTTCAGCGGGCAATTCTCTCCAAGAATGCTGCTTGATTTCATTTCGGATAAACAAACCCAGCATGCACTCGGCATCTTCAACGGCAGCTTTGTATATGTCCTCTTGGTCTTTTTATTTATTGGAAATTCGGATAAAGAGATCTTCGTGGCTGCACCAGTTATGACGATCGGTCTTGCCTTCCTTTGTGCCGTAACGTTCATCTTTTTCATCAACCACGCCTCTACTTGGATGCAGGTTCACAATATCACGTTCAATATGAAGCAGGTATCAGAGGTGATGATCCATCAAACCCTGAAGAACGACCTGGAAGCACACCGGACGACGGAACGTGGAGACATCATGGAGGAAGAAAAGAAACATGCCCTCCACGTCACGTCAAAATGGTCTGGTTATATCCAACTTGTCGACTTTCAAGGCATGATCCTCCGTGCACAGGAGGAGAATCTTGTCATACAGCTCCATTATAAGGTGGGGGATTTCGTCTTGGCAGGAAATGAACTGTTGAGCATATGGGGACCTGATACAGAGGCGGTATCAACCGACGCTTATCTTGCATTTATCGAAATCGGCCATAAAGAAACCGAGATCCAGGACCTGCAGATGGGGATCCATAAACTTGCAGAAGTCGCAATCAAAGCATTGGGGAATGACGATCCTAAAACCGCATCCAACACAATCGATCAAATGGCTGACTTGATGCGTACAGTGGAAGACCAATTATCGTTCACCCCTTATTTGATCGATGAAGAGGACAGGGTCCGGGTTATCCTTCAGTCAGAAGCTTTCGACTATTACCTGTATCGGGGGTTCGGCTATATCCGTCATTATGCGAAAGATAATCACTTGATTATTACGGAAATTGTCCGGGCACTGGCGTTGATCGCAGAAACCATCCCAAAGTCCAAGCACAGGGATCTGTGGGAATTCGCCTGCAATACGATCGATCACATTGAAAGGGAAGTCATCTATGAGCTGGATAAAACCTTCCTCCTTCAAGAACTCCATAAACTGGCCCGGCTCACCAGACATCTTGAAGCTTATCAAGAGGTTGAAAAGAAATTCTATTAA
- the aspA gene encoding aspartate ammonia-lyase — protein sequence MINVAARYRIEKDFLGEKEVPEDVYYGIQTLRAVENFPVTGYKIHKEMIDALATVKKAAALANMETTRLYDGIGQAIVQAADEILEGKLHEYFIVDPIQGGAGTSINMNANEVIANRALEIMSHQKGEYGKVSPNSHVNMSQSTNDVFPTVIHISTLKLIEKLLNTMEHMHSVLKQKAQEFDHVIKMGRTHLQDAVPVRLGQEFEAYSRVVERDIKRISRTREHLYEVNMGATAVGTGLNADPSYITSVVKHLADISGLPLTGAEHLVDATQNTDAYTEVSAALKVCMINMSKIANDLRLMASGPRAGLGEISLPARQPGSSIMPGKVNPVMPELINQVAFQVMGNDQTISLASEAGQLELNVMEPVLVFNLLQSISIMNNAFRSFTDHCLAGIEANEDRMKEYVENSVGIITAVNPHLGYEVVSRIAREAILKGKSVRELCLDYDVLTEEELDLILNPYEMTNPGIAGKALFDRS from the coding sequence ATGATAAATGTTGCAGCAAGATATAGAATCGAAAAAGATTTCCTCGGAGAAAAAGAAGTACCTGAAGATGTCTATTACGGTATCCAGACTTTACGGGCAGTTGAGAACTTTCCGGTAACCGGGTATAAAATCCATAAAGAGATGATCGATGCCCTCGCCACCGTAAAGAAGGCGGCAGCGCTTGCCAACATGGAAACGACGCGCCTTTATGACGGAATTGGTCAAGCGATCGTACAGGCAGCGGATGAAATTCTGGAAGGGAAGCTTCATGAATATTTCATCGTGGATCCGATCCAGGGAGGGGCAGGCACTTCCATCAATATGAACGCCAACGAAGTCATTGCCAACCGGGCCCTCGAAATCATGTCCCATCAAAAAGGGGAATATGGGAAGGTGAGCCCGAACAGCCATGTAAATATGTCCCAGTCTACCAATGACGTATTCCCGACGGTCATCCATATCTCCACGCTAAAGCTGATAGAAAAACTTCTGAACACGATGGAACATATGCACAGCGTCTTGAAACAGAAAGCACAGGAGTTCGACCACGTCATCAAAATGGGCCGGACCCATCTGCAAGACGCGGTGCCGGTCCGACTTGGTCAGGAATTCGAAGCGTACAGCAGGGTTGTGGAACGGGATATAAAACGGATCAGCCGCACACGTGAACATCTTTATGAAGTGAATATGGGGGCGACCGCTGTAGGGACAGGCTTGAACGCAGATCCTTCCTACATCACAAGCGTCGTGAAACATCTTGCAGATATCAGCGGCTTGCCGCTGACAGGGGCTGAGCATCTTGTCGATGCCACCCAGAATACCGATGCGTATACAGAAGTGTCGGCAGCGCTGAAAGTATGCATGATCAATATGTCCAAAATCGCCAATGATCTCCGCCTCATGGCGTCTGGCCCACGTGCCGGATTAGGCGAAATTTCCCTTCCTGCAAGACAGCCAGGATCATCCATCATGCCGGGGAAAGTGAATCCTGTCATGCCTGAATTGATCAATCAGGTGGCGTTCCAGGTCATGGGGAATGATCAGACGATTTCGCTCGCTTCTGAAGCCGGGCAGCTTGAATTGAATGTCATGGAGCCAGTACTCGTATTCAATCTTCTTCAATCGATCAGCATCATGAACAATGCGTTCAGAAGCTTTACCGATCATTGTCTCGCAGGAATCGAAGCGAATGAAGACCGCATGAAGGAATATGTGGAAAACAGCGTGGGCATCATCACAGCAGTCAATCCCCACTTAGGATATGAAGTGGTTTCAAGAATCGCCAGGGAAGCGATCCTGAAAGGGAAATCGGTGAGAGAACTCTGCCTTGATTACGATGTCCTGACGGAAGAAGAGCTTGATTTGATCCTCAATCCGTATGAAATGACAAACCCGGGAATTGCAGGGAAGGCGCTGTTTGATCGTTCTTAA
- a CDS encoding spore coat protein has protein sequence MLNQNQPNGAPGTQPPPDMMTATSRDHGGHELYDAHEVIAGIISLLDQYQMYNQYIQDPELKDISMRQSAFVTTMYNSIVESFSTGHDPKVPTQTYCMTQDHTTTYGIKPGPPKKPNASVSELSDKGLSAYMLGQTKSLASLLAMTALEMTNPVLRRVVADSVPNFIEMSYEIFLYQNKHGYYQVPQLNAQDMNLMLQSYTPVPIQHPPQ, from the coding sequence ATGCTCAACCAAAATCAACCGAATGGAGCGCCCGGAACTCAACCGCCGCCTGATATGATGACTGCAACAAGCAGGGATCACGGCGGCCATGAGCTTTACGATGCCCATGAAGTCATCGCCGGTATCATCAGTTTGCTGGACCAATATCAAATGTACAACCAATACATCCAAGATCCGGAATTAAAAGATATTTCCATGCGCCAGTCTGCATTTGTGACGACGATGTACAACTCGATCGTCGAAAGCTTTTCGACCGGACATGACCCCAAGGTCCCGACACAAACCTACTGTATGACTCAGGATCACACCACAACTTACGGCATCAAGCCCGGACCGCCAAAAAAACCGAACGCATCGGTCAGCGAGCTGTCTGATAAAGGATTGTCGGCGTATATGCTTGGTCAGACAAAATCCCTTGCATCACTACTTGCCATGACTGCCCTTGAAATGACCAATCCGGTACTCCGCCGTGTCGTCGCAGACAGTGTACCGAACTTCATAGAGATGAGTTATGAAATTTTCCTGTATCAAAATAAGCACGGATATTATCAGGTCCCTCAGTTAAATGCCCAGGATATGAACCTGATGCTCCAGAGTTATACACCGGTACCGATTCAACATCCGCCTCAGTGA
- a CDS encoding LysE family transporter: MSIFISYIVLGLSLSAPMGPINAAQLDKGIRFGFFHAWLVGVGGMVADGIFMLLIYFGVAQFIDTPAIKLLLWTFGFLILTYTGIESIQNAGGITTKSDHHESETKGKAFRTGFFMAISNPLSIIFWLGIYGSILAHSASSYQTGQLFLYSMGIFLGITIWDVTMAGVATGARKLVSPRILRVISIISGLILMGFGIYFGVQACLVIFG; this comes from the coding sequence ATGAGTATATTCATCAGCTATATCGTGTTAGGTTTATCCCTGTCTGCGCCGATGGGACCGATCAATGCCGCACAGTTGGACAAGGGAATCCGCTTTGGATTCTTTCATGCATGGCTGGTTGGAGTGGGAGGAATGGTTGCCGACGGCATTTTCATGCTCCTCATCTATTTCGGTGTCGCCCAGTTCATCGATACACCGGCGATAAAGTTATTGCTGTGGACTTTTGGCTTCTTGATCCTGACGTACACGGGAATTGAAAGTATCCAAAACGCCGGGGGCATCACCACCAAATCTGATCACCATGAAAGTGAAACGAAGGGTAAGGCATTTCGGACAGGATTCTTCATGGCGATTTCCAACCCGCTCAGCATCATATTCTGGCTCGGGATATACGGATCGATACTGGCACATTCAGCAAGCTCTTATCAGACCGGTCAACTGTTTCTATACAGCATGGGGATCTTCCTCGGCATCACGATATGGGATGTGACGATGGCGGGCGTGGCAACAGGTGCGAGGAAACTCGTCAGTCCCAGGATCCTTCGTGTTATATCCATCATCTCTGGCCTCATCTTAATGGGGTTCGGCATCTACTTCGGTGTCCAGGCCTGCCTGGTAATCTTCGGCTAG
- a CDS encoding homoserine dehydrogenase, with translation MSKINVAILGFGTVGQGVWEAIETHQERLKEVLGKEVKVKGILVKDGGKQRNIEPSIPVTTDFEDILAIPDLDVIFEAIVGEEPGRGYLTQAIEMGIHIITANKALFAKHGPALLTKAEQHDVSVGFEATTAGGVPVIGSIRQLLKVNEIKRIQGILNGTSNFILSQMRKKGISFESALKQAQEKGYAEADPTSDIEGQDALNKLLILSQTAFGRQPVVGEVSRKGISHLTAEWLQAAESFRLRFKHVGTLERDDEGRIRGEVAPRLVHDTHPFYGVEDVENAVSLQGSLVGRITLSGPGAGKRPTGSAMVEDFLSLMEGKYTAAADSMVGPVDIQRDQEVLEWVLRLPEQWDHQSKLSRFNLKDRIQLGSHLYVFIEGKRRDIGTLLRTNEGIQAVAILQGIPLENEVKKGVLVP, from the coding sequence ATGTCAAAGATTAACGTGGCGATTCTGGGATTTGGAACCGTCGGTCAAGGTGTGTGGGAAGCCATTGAAACCCATCAGGAAAGATTGAAGGAAGTACTTGGAAAAGAAGTGAAGGTAAAGGGAATCCTCGTCAAGGATGGGGGAAAGCAAAGGAATATCGAGCCATCCATTCCGGTCACGACGGATTTTGAAGACATACTGGCGATTCCGGACCTTGACGTCATTTTCGAGGCAATCGTAGGGGAAGAGCCCGGCCGTGGGTATTTGACCCAGGCAATCGAGATGGGGATTCATATCATCACCGCCAATAAGGCGCTGTTTGCTAAACATGGTCCGGCGCTCTTAACAAAAGCGGAACAGCATGATGTAAGTGTTGGATTTGAAGCGACCACGGCAGGAGGGGTCCCGGTCATCGGAAGCATCCGGCAATTATTGAAGGTCAATGAAATCAAACGGATTCAGGGGATCCTGAATGGAACCTCCAACTTCATTCTTTCCCAAATGAGGAAAAAGGGAATTTCCTTTGAATCAGCACTGAAGCAGGCCCAGGAAAAGGGGTACGCTGAAGCAGACCCAACCAGTGACATTGAAGGTCAGGATGCTCTTAATAAGCTTCTGATCTTAAGTCAGACGGCATTCGGCAGGCAGCCTGTTGTGGGTGAAGTCTCCCGTAAAGGAATCTCACATCTGACAGCAGAGTGGCTACAGGCGGCAGAATCCTTCAGGCTCCGGTTCAAACATGTGGGAACGCTTGAACGGGATGATGAGGGGCGCATCAGGGGAGAGGTGGCTCCGCGCCTTGTTCATGATACCCATCCCTTCTACGGTGTGGAAGATGTAGAAAATGCAGTATCTTTACAGGGCAGCCTCGTGGGGAGAATCACCCTGTCAGGGCCGGGAGCAGGTAAGCGGCCGACGGGCAGTGCCATGGTAGAGGACTTTCTCTCCCTGATGGAAGGGAAGTATACCGCAGCTGCAGACAGCATGGTCGGTCCCGTCGACATTCAAAGGGATCAGGAAGTGCTTGAATGGGTGTTAAGACTTCCTGAACAGTGGGACCATCAAAGCAAACTTTCCCGATTCAACTTAAAAGACCGCATCCAGCTCGGCAGTCACCTGTATGTGTTCATAGAAGGAAAGAGAAGGGATATTGGAACCCTTCTTCGGACAAATGAAGGCATCCAGGCTGTCGCTATCCTTCAGGGTATCCCTTTGGAAAACGAAGTGAAAAAGGGCGTATTGGTTCCCTGA
- a CDS encoding YqcI/YcgG family protein, translating to MLCSKSWIEQHMKELTPWQQSAFHHFSALMLDEAHPYPCVPGKQGYQTDTLRYGFAGDPRQEEASQAVASILKQYGEVSRDTGHYASLVVFFDSREMDGDSVESYQHVFWELLNRVHELDEGPWPDDIALDPHDHTWEFCFDGEPYFAFCATPAHTLRKSRHFPYFLLAFQPRWVFDEINASTSFGQKLKKVIRKRLHEFDEQEPHPSLKWYGQEDNHEWKQYYLSDDESSMSKCPFMNKHKKIKS from the coding sequence ATGTTATGTTCAAAAAGCTGGATTGAGCAACATATGAAAGAACTCACCCCATGGCAGCAATCGGCCTTTCACCATTTTTCCGCATTGATGTTGGATGAAGCGCATCCTTATCCATGCGTACCTGGAAAACAGGGCTATCAGACTGATACATTGCGATACGGTTTCGCAGGAGATCCGAGACAGGAAGAAGCGTCGCAAGCGGTGGCGTCCATCCTTAAACAATATGGAGAAGTATCGAGGGATACAGGTCATTATGCATCACTTGTCGTATTCTTCGATTCCCGTGAAATGGATGGGGACTCAGTTGAATCTTATCAACATGTATTTTGGGAGCTGTTAAACCGGGTCCATGAACTTGACGAAGGGCCCTGGCCGGATGATATCGCCCTTGATCCCCATGATCACACATGGGAATTTTGCTTTGATGGTGAACCGTATTTTGCCTTCTGTGCAACCCCTGCCCATACGCTGCGCAAGAGCCGCCATTTCCCTTATTTCCTGTTGGCGTTCCAGCCCCGCTGGGTATTTGATGAAATCAATGCTTCCACTTCATTCGGCCAAAAGTTAAAGAAGGTCATCCGCAAGCGGCTTCATGAGTTTGATGAACAGGAACCGCATCCGAGCCTGAAGTGGTACGGTCAGGAGGATAATCACGAGTGGAAACAATATTATCTCAGTGATGATGAGTCCTCTATGAGCAAATGTCCATTTATGAATAAGCATAAAAAAATCAAGAGCTAA